A region from the Poecilia reticulata strain Guanapo linkage group LG12, Guppy_female_1.0+MT, whole genome shotgun sequence genome encodes:
- the add1 gene encoding alpha-adducin isoform X9, which yields MNGESGAGVVTAAPPTTVPHKERYFDRVDESSPEYQRERNMAPDLRQDFNMMEQRKRVSMILQSPAFCEELETMIQDQLKKGKTPTSLLALQQIADFMTTSMPSMYPAAPQGGMAALNMSLGMVTPVNDLRGSDSISYDKGEKLLRCKLAAFYRLADLFGWSELIYNHLTVRVNSDQERFLIVPFGLLYSEVTASSLVKIDLQGEIVDRGSTNLGVNQAGFMLHSAIYAARPDVKCIVHIHTAAGAAVSAMKCGLLPISPEALSLGEVSYHDYHGILVDDEERGIIQKNLGPKSKVLILRNHGLVSVGETVEEAFYYIHNLVTACEIQVRTLASAGGPDNLVMLDPAKYKSRPRVPEPAGDGSTTHPKWQIGEQEFEALMRMLDNLGYRTGYPYRCPALRDKGKKYSDAELASSSHGGYSYGEDSDSGARSPLKHSFQRGQRDKTRWVNAGSRPDEPYEDGPDGTSPKSKPKVWTNITHDHVKPLLQSLSSGVCVPSCITNCLWTKEESLRQAGVANQFIPLNTDPKEVLEMRNKIREQNLQDIKTAGPQSQVLCAGTVVERTFNQRSSFLQDAPLSDCTDTIDGLDVSEGSYSPAKTIRKGELVTASKAIIEKEYQPKVIVSKTGPNPFNKLTDQELEEYRREVEQKQKGGEVQQQKNSIEGSISSAPKPEPEAVPSGQTTLSTSLHPTDSSSLEETQPPASSQGPPARSADSAAMVADDALSAGDEVLSTPDSPHKEFHSAVVRALIKNPPAVEAAEGGRAADPEQQVEAEENDKDPKPTSTPPSTPVRAEEGDGNTKEYLLP from the exons ATGAACGGCGAGTCAGGTGCCGGGGTGGTGACGGCCGCCCCTCCCACCACCGTCCCACACAAGGAGCGGTACTTCGACCGGGTGGATGAGAGCAGCCCCGAGTACCAGAGGGAGAGAAACATGGCGCCGGACCTGCGGCAGGACTTCAATATGATGGAGCAGAGGAAGAGGGTCTCCATGATCCTTCAGAGCCCC GCGTTTTGTGAAGAGCTGGAGACGATGATCCAGGATCAGCTGAAGAAGGGGAAGACGCCCACCAGTCTGTTGGCCTTGCAGCAGATCGCAGACTTCATGACCACCAGCATGCCTTCCATGTACCCAGCTGCACCACAAGGAGGCATGGCAGCGCTCAACATGA GTTTGGGAATGGTGACGCCAGTCAACGATCTGCGAGGCTCTGACTCCATTTCCTACGACAAGGGCGAGAAGCTTCTCCGCTGCAAACTGGCTGCTTTCTACCGGCTCGCTGACTTGTTCGGATGGTCTGAGCTCATCTATAACCACCTCACA GTCAGGGTGAACTCAGACCAGGAACGCTTCCTCATCGTTCCCTTTGGGCTCCTTTACAGTGAGGTCACCGCCTCTAGTTTG GTAAAGATAGATCTTCAAGGTGAGATCGTAGACCGAGGAAGCACCAACCTGGGGGTCAATCAGGCTGGCTTCATGCTCCACTCCGCCATCTATGCTGCACGGCCCGATGTGAAGTGTATTGTACATATACACACAGCGGCAGGTGCAGCG GTGTCGGCCATGAAATGTGGGCTGCTGCCTATCTCACCTGAAGCTCTGTCCCTCGGGGAAGTGAGCTATCATGATTACCACGGCATACTGGTGGATGACGAAGAAAGAGGCATCATACAGAAGAACCTTGGGCCGAAGAGCAAG gTTCTCATTCTCAGGAATCATGGCTTGGTGTCGGTTGGAGAAACAGTGGAGGAGGCTTTCTATTACATCCACAACCTGGTGACCGCCTGTGAAATCCAG GTGCGAACACTGGCCAGCGCTGGAGGGCCTGACAATCTGGTAATGCTGGACCCTGCAAAGTATAAATCAAGGCCACGCGTCCCTGAGCCAGCAGGCGACGGGTCGACAACACATCCCAAGTGGCAAATCGGGGAGCAGGAGTTTGAGGCTCTCATGAGAATGCTCGACAATTTG GGCTACAGGACGGGCTATCCTTACCGCTGCCCGGCTCTGCGAGACAAAGGTAAAAAGTACAGTGACGCGGAGCTCGCTTCCTCCTCCCACGGCGGTTACTCCTATGGGGAGGACAGCGACTCAGGCGCTCGCTCCCCGCTGAAACACAGCTTCCAGCGCGGCCAGCGCGACAAGACCCGCTGGGTCAATGCCGGCAGCCGGCCCGACGAGCCCTACGAGGACGGGCCCGACGGCACCAGCCCCAAGTCGAAGCCTAAGGTGTGGACGAACATAACACACGATCACGTCAAACCCTTGCTGCAGTCTCTCTCGTCCGGTGTCTGCGTGCCAAGCTGTATAACCAACTGCTTG TGGACTAAAGAAGAAAGCCTTCGCCAGGCTGGAGTAGCCAATCAATTTATCCCACTGAACACCGACCCAAAGGAAGTTCTGGAAATGAGGAATAAG atCCGGGAGCAGAACCTGCAGgacataaaaactgcaggacccCAGTCTCAGGTTCTGTGTGCTGGCACTGTGGTGGAACGGACCTTTAACCAG AGATCGTCGTTCTTGCAG GATGCCCCTCTGTCTGACTGTACAGACACTATTGATGGCCTTGATGTGTCCGAGGGGTCCTATAGTCCTGCTAAAACAATTAGAAAG GGTGAGCTGGTGACCGCATCCAAGGCCATTATTGAGAAGGAGTACCAACCCAAGGTCATTGTGAGCAAGACTGGTCCGAACCCCTTCAATAAGCTGACCGACCAGGAGCTGGAAGAATACCGCCGGGAAgtggagcagaaacagaaaggaGGTGAAG TGCAACAACAGAAGAACAGTATTGAAGGATCAATCTCCAGCGCACCCAAACCAGAGCCAGAAGCCGTGCCGTCGGGTCAAACCACGTTGTCCACTTCTCTTCATCCAACTGATTCGTCCAGCTTGGAGGAAACCCAGCCTCCAGCTTCTTCTCAGGGGCCTCCTGCCCGCAGTGCCGATTCTGCAGCGATGGTAGCAGATGATGCACTCTCAGCTGGAGACGAGGTGTTGTCGACTCCTGATTCCCCACACAAGGAGTTCCACAGCGCCGTGGTGCGAGCCCTCATCAAGAACCCGCCAGCTGTGGAAGCGGCAGAGGGAGGTCGGGCCGCAG ATCCAGAGCAACAAGTAGAGGCTGAGGAGAACGACAAAGACCCGAAACCCACATCCACACCACCGAGTACTCCTGTCAGAGCAGAAGAAG
- the add1 gene encoding alpha-adducin isoform X8 — protein sequence MNGESGAGVVTAAPPTTVPHKERYFDRVDESSPEYQRERNMAPDLRQDFNMMEQRKRVSMILQSPAFCEELETMIQDQLKKGKTPTSLLALQQIADFMTTSMPSMYPAAPQGGMAALNMSLGMVTPVNDLRGSDSISYDKGEKLLRCKLAAFYRLADLFGWSELIYNHLTVRVNSDQERFLIVPFGLLYSEVTASSLVKIDLQGEIVDRGSTNLGVNQAGFMLHSAIYAARPDVKCIVHIHTAAGAAVSAMKCGLLPISPEALSLGEVSYHDYHGILVDDEERGIIQKNLGPKSKVLILRNHGLVSVGETVEEAFYYIHNLVTACEIQVRTLASAGGPDNLVMLDPAKYKSRPRVPEPAGDGSTTHPKWQIGEQEFEALMRMLDNLGYRTGYPYRCPALRDKGKKYSDAELASSSHGGYSYGEDSDSGARSPLKHSFQRGQRDKTRWVNAGSRPDEPYEDGPDGTSPKSKPKVWTNITHDHVKPLLQSLSSGVCVPSCITNCLWTKEESLRQAGVANQFIPLNTDPKEVLEMRNKIREQNLQDIKTAGPQSQVLCAGTVVERTFNQRSSFLQDAPLSDCTDTIDGLDVSEGSYSPAKTIRKGELVTASKAIIEKEYQPKVIVSKTGPNPFNKLTDQELEEYRREVEQKQKGGEVQQQKNSIEGSISSAPKPEPEAVPSGQTTLSTSLHPTDSSSLEETQPPASSQGPPARSADSAAMVADDALSAGDEVLSTPDSPHKEFHSAVVRALIKNPPAVEAAEGGRAADPEQQVEAEENDKDPKPTSTPPSTPVRAEEGVSFTRVQMNKRTAVIKISLFK from the exons ATGAACGGCGAGTCAGGTGCCGGGGTGGTGACGGCCGCCCCTCCCACCACCGTCCCACACAAGGAGCGGTACTTCGACCGGGTGGATGAGAGCAGCCCCGAGTACCAGAGGGAGAGAAACATGGCGCCGGACCTGCGGCAGGACTTCAATATGATGGAGCAGAGGAAGAGGGTCTCCATGATCCTTCAGAGCCCC GCGTTTTGTGAAGAGCTGGAGACGATGATCCAGGATCAGCTGAAGAAGGGGAAGACGCCCACCAGTCTGTTGGCCTTGCAGCAGATCGCAGACTTCATGACCACCAGCATGCCTTCCATGTACCCAGCTGCACCACAAGGAGGCATGGCAGCGCTCAACATGA GTTTGGGAATGGTGACGCCAGTCAACGATCTGCGAGGCTCTGACTCCATTTCCTACGACAAGGGCGAGAAGCTTCTCCGCTGCAAACTGGCTGCTTTCTACCGGCTCGCTGACTTGTTCGGATGGTCTGAGCTCATCTATAACCACCTCACA GTCAGGGTGAACTCAGACCAGGAACGCTTCCTCATCGTTCCCTTTGGGCTCCTTTACAGTGAGGTCACCGCCTCTAGTTTG GTAAAGATAGATCTTCAAGGTGAGATCGTAGACCGAGGAAGCACCAACCTGGGGGTCAATCAGGCTGGCTTCATGCTCCACTCCGCCATCTATGCTGCACGGCCCGATGTGAAGTGTATTGTACATATACACACAGCGGCAGGTGCAGCG GTGTCGGCCATGAAATGTGGGCTGCTGCCTATCTCACCTGAAGCTCTGTCCCTCGGGGAAGTGAGCTATCATGATTACCACGGCATACTGGTGGATGACGAAGAAAGAGGCATCATACAGAAGAACCTTGGGCCGAAGAGCAAG gTTCTCATTCTCAGGAATCATGGCTTGGTGTCGGTTGGAGAAACAGTGGAGGAGGCTTTCTATTACATCCACAACCTGGTGACCGCCTGTGAAATCCAG GTGCGAACACTGGCCAGCGCTGGAGGGCCTGACAATCTGGTAATGCTGGACCCTGCAAAGTATAAATCAAGGCCACGCGTCCCTGAGCCAGCAGGCGACGGGTCGACAACACATCCCAAGTGGCAAATCGGGGAGCAGGAGTTTGAGGCTCTCATGAGAATGCTCGACAATTTG GGCTACAGGACGGGCTATCCTTACCGCTGCCCGGCTCTGCGAGACAAAGGTAAAAAGTACAGTGACGCGGAGCTCGCTTCCTCCTCCCACGGCGGTTACTCCTATGGGGAGGACAGCGACTCAGGCGCTCGCTCCCCGCTGAAACACAGCTTCCAGCGCGGCCAGCGCGACAAGACCCGCTGGGTCAATGCCGGCAGCCGGCCCGACGAGCCCTACGAGGACGGGCCCGACGGCACCAGCCCCAAGTCGAAGCCTAAGGTGTGGACGAACATAACACACGATCACGTCAAACCCTTGCTGCAGTCTCTCTCGTCCGGTGTCTGCGTGCCAAGCTGTATAACCAACTGCTTG TGGACTAAAGAAGAAAGCCTTCGCCAGGCTGGAGTAGCCAATCAATTTATCCCACTGAACACCGACCCAAAGGAAGTTCTGGAAATGAGGAATAAG atCCGGGAGCAGAACCTGCAGgacataaaaactgcaggacccCAGTCTCAGGTTCTGTGTGCTGGCACTGTGGTGGAACGGACCTTTAACCAG AGATCGTCGTTCTTGCAG GATGCCCCTCTGTCTGACTGTACAGACACTATTGATGGCCTTGATGTGTCCGAGGGGTCCTATAGTCCTGCTAAAACAATTAGAAAG GGTGAGCTGGTGACCGCATCCAAGGCCATTATTGAGAAGGAGTACCAACCCAAGGTCATTGTGAGCAAGACTGGTCCGAACCCCTTCAATAAGCTGACCGACCAGGAGCTGGAAGAATACCGCCGGGAAgtggagcagaaacagaaaggaGGTGAAG TGCAACAACAGAAGAACAGTATTGAAGGATCAATCTCCAGCGCACCCAAACCAGAGCCAGAAGCCGTGCCGTCGGGTCAAACCACGTTGTCCACTTCTCTTCATCCAACTGATTCGTCCAGCTTGGAGGAAACCCAGCCTCCAGCTTCTTCTCAGGGGCCTCCTGCCCGCAGTGCCGATTCTGCAGCGATGGTAGCAGATGATGCACTCTCAGCTGGAGACGAGGTGTTGTCGACTCCTGATTCCCCACACAAGGAGTTCCACAGCGCCGTGGTGCGAGCCCTCATCAAGAACCCGCCAGCTGTGGAAGCGGCAGAGGGAGGTCGGGCCGCAG ATCCAGAGCAACAAGTAGAGGCTGAGGAGAACGACAAAGACCCGAAACCCACATCCACACCACCGAGTACTCCTGTCAGAGCAGAAGAAG
- the add1 gene encoding alpha-adducin isoform X11 has protein sequence MNGESGAGVVTAAPPTTVPHKERYFDRVDESSPEYQRERNMAPDLRQDFNMMEQRKRVSMILQSPAFCEELETMIQDQLKKGKTPTSLLALQQIADFMTTSMPSMYPAAPQGGMAALNMSLGMVTPVNDLRGSDSISYDKGEKLLRCKLAAFYRLADLFGWSELIYNHLTVRVNSDQERFLIVPFGLLYSEVTASSLVKIDLQGEIVDRGSTNLGVNQAGFMLHSAIYAARPDVKCIVHIHTAAGAAVSAMKCGLLPISPEALSLGEVSYHDYHGILVDDEERGIIQKNLGPKSKVLILRNHGLVSVGETVEEAFYYIHNLVTACEIQVRTLASAGGPDNLVMLDPAKYKSRPRVPEPAGDGSTTHPKWQIGEQEFEALMRMLDNLGYRTGYPYRCPALRDKGKKYSDAELASSSHGGYSYGEDSDSGARSPLKHSFQRGQRDKTRWVNAGSRPDEPYEDGPDGTSPKSKPKVWTNITHDHVKPLLQSLSSGVCVPSCITNCLWTKEESLRQAGVANQFIPLNTDPKEVLEMRNKIREQNLQDIKTAGPQSQVLCAGTVVERTFNQRSSFLQDAPLSDCTDTIDGLDVSEGSYSPAKTIRKGELVTASKAIIEKEYQPKVIVSKTGPNPFNKLTDQELEEYRREVEQKQKGGEVQQQKNSIEGSISSAPKPEPEAVPSGQTTLSTSLHPTDSSSLEETQPPASSQGPPARSADSAAMVADDALSAGDEVLSTPDSPHKEFHSAVVRALIKNPPAVEAAEGGRAADPEQQVEAEENDKDPKPTSTPPSTPVRAEEGYK, from the exons ATGAACGGCGAGTCAGGTGCCGGGGTGGTGACGGCCGCCCCTCCCACCACCGTCCCACACAAGGAGCGGTACTTCGACCGGGTGGATGAGAGCAGCCCCGAGTACCAGAGGGAGAGAAACATGGCGCCGGACCTGCGGCAGGACTTCAATATGATGGAGCAGAGGAAGAGGGTCTCCATGATCCTTCAGAGCCCC GCGTTTTGTGAAGAGCTGGAGACGATGATCCAGGATCAGCTGAAGAAGGGGAAGACGCCCACCAGTCTGTTGGCCTTGCAGCAGATCGCAGACTTCATGACCACCAGCATGCCTTCCATGTACCCAGCTGCACCACAAGGAGGCATGGCAGCGCTCAACATGA GTTTGGGAATGGTGACGCCAGTCAACGATCTGCGAGGCTCTGACTCCATTTCCTACGACAAGGGCGAGAAGCTTCTCCGCTGCAAACTGGCTGCTTTCTACCGGCTCGCTGACTTGTTCGGATGGTCTGAGCTCATCTATAACCACCTCACA GTCAGGGTGAACTCAGACCAGGAACGCTTCCTCATCGTTCCCTTTGGGCTCCTTTACAGTGAGGTCACCGCCTCTAGTTTG GTAAAGATAGATCTTCAAGGTGAGATCGTAGACCGAGGAAGCACCAACCTGGGGGTCAATCAGGCTGGCTTCATGCTCCACTCCGCCATCTATGCTGCACGGCCCGATGTGAAGTGTATTGTACATATACACACAGCGGCAGGTGCAGCG GTGTCGGCCATGAAATGTGGGCTGCTGCCTATCTCACCTGAAGCTCTGTCCCTCGGGGAAGTGAGCTATCATGATTACCACGGCATACTGGTGGATGACGAAGAAAGAGGCATCATACAGAAGAACCTTGGGCCGAAGAGCAAG gTTCTCATTCTCAGGAATCATGGCTTGGTGTCGGTTGGAGAAACAGTGGAGGAGGCTTTCTATTACATCCACAACCTGGTGACCGCCTGTGAAATCCAG GTGCGAACACTGGCCAGCGCTGGAGGGCCTGACAATCTGGTAATGCTGGACCCTGCAAAGTATAAATCAAGGCCACGCGTCCCTGAGCCAGCAGGCGACGGGTCGACAACACATCCCAAGTGGCAAATCGGGGAGCAGGAGTTTGAGGCTCTCATGAGAATGCTCGACAATTTG GGCTACAGGACGGGCTATCCTTACCGCTGCCCGGCTCTGCGAGACAAAGGTAAAAAGTACAGTGACGCGGAGCTCGCTTCCTCCTCCCACGGCGGTTACTCCTATGGGGAGGACAGCGACTCAGGCGCTCGCTCCCCGCTGAAACACAGCTTCCAGCGCGGCCAGCGCGACAAGACCCGCTGGGTCAATGCCGGCAGCCGGCCCGACGAGCCCTACGAGGACGGGCCCGACGGCACCAGCCCCAAGTCGAAGCCTAAGGTGTGGACGAACATAACACACGATCACGTCAAACCCTTGCTGCAGTCTCTCTCGTCCGGTGTCTGCGTGCCAAGCTGTATAACCAACTGCTTG TGGACTAAAGAAGAAAGCCTTCGCCAGGCTGGAGTAGCCAATCAATTTATCCCACTGAACACCGACCCAAAGGAAGTTCTGGAAATGAGGAATAAG atCCGGGAGCAGAACCTGCAGgacataaaaactgcaggacccCAGTCTCAGGTTCTGTGTGCTGGCACTGTGGTGGAACGGACCTTTAACCAG AGATCGTCGTTCTTGCAG GATGCCCCTCTGTCTGACTGTACAGACACTATTGATGGCCTTGATGTGTCCGAGGGGTCCTATAGTCCTGCTAAAACAATTAGAAAG GGTGAGCTGGTGACCGCATCCAAGGCCATTATTGAGAAGGAGTACCAACCCAAGGTCATTGTGAGCAAGACTGGTCCGAACCCCTTCAATAAGCTGACCGACCAGGAGCTGGAAGAATACCGCCGGGAAgtggagcagaaacagaaaggaGGTGAAG TGCAACAACAGAAGAACAGTATTGAAGGATCAATCTCCAGCGCACCCAAACCAGAGCCAGAAGCCGTGCCGTCGGGTCAAACCACGTTGTCCACTTCTCTTCATCCAACTGATTCGTCCAGCTTGGAGGAAACCCAGCCTCCAGCTTCTTCTCAGGGGCCTCCTGCCCGCAGTGCCGATTCTGCAGCGATGGTAGCAGATGATGCACTCTCAGCTGGAGACGAGGTGTTGTCGACTCCTGATTCCCCACACAAGGAGTTCCACAGCGCCGTGGTGCGAGCCCTCATCAAGAACCCGCCAGCTGTGGAAGCGGCAGAGGGAGGTCGGGCCGCAG ATCCAGAGCAACAAGTAGAGGCTGAGGAGAACGACAAAGACCCGAAACCCACATCCACACCACCGAGTACTCCTGTCAGAGCAGAAGAAG
- the add1 gene encoding alpha-adducin isoform X7, with product MNGESGAGVVTAAPPTTVPHKERYFDRVDESSPEYQRERNMAPDLRQDFNMMEQRKRVSMILQSPAFCEELETMIQDQLKKGKTPTSLLALQQIADFMTTSMPSMYPAAPQGGMAALNMSLGMVTPVNDLRGSDSISYDKGEKLLRCKLAAFYRLADLFGWSELIYNHLTVRVNSDQERFLIVPFGLLYSEVTASSLVKIDLQGEIVDRGSTNLGVNQAGFMLHSAIYAARPDVKCIVHIHTAAGAAVSAMKCGLLPISPEALSLGEVSYHDYHGILVDDEERGIIQKNLGPKSKVLILRNHGLVSVGETVEEAFYYIHNLVTACEIQVRTLASAGGPDNLVMLDPAKYKSRPRVPEPAGDGSTTHPKWQIGEQEFEALMRMLDNLGYRTGYPYRCPALRDKGKKYSDAELASSSHGGYSYGEDSDSGARSPLKHSFQRGQRDKTRWVNAGSRPDEPYEDGPDGTSPKSKPKVWTNITHDHVKPLLQSLSSGVCVPSCITNCLWTKEESLRQAGVANQFIPLNTDPKEVLEMRNKIREQNLQDIKTAGPQSQVLCAGTVVERTFNQRSSFLQDAPLSDCTDTIDGLDVSEGSYSPAKTIRKGELVTASKAIIEKEYQPKVIVSKTGPNPFNKLTDQELEEYRREVEQKQKGGEVQQQKNSIEGSISSAPKPEPEAVPSGQTTLSTSLHPTDSSSLEETQPPASSQGPPARSADSAAMVADDALSAGDEVLSTPDSPHKEFHSAVVRALIKNPPAVEAAEGGRAADPEQQVEAEENDKDPKPTSTPPSTPVRAEEGVSFTRYSSALSEAFQPNWLLSV from the exons ATGAACGGCGAGTCAGGTGCCGGGGTGGTGACGGCCGCCCCTCCCACCACCGTCCCACACAAGGAGCGGTACTTCGACCGGGTGGATGAGAGCAGCCCCGAGTACCAGAGGGAGAGAAACATGGCGCCGGACCTGCGGCAGGACTTCAATATGATGGAGCAGAGGAAGAGGGTCTCCATGATCCTTCAGAGCCCC GCGTTTTGTGAAGAGCTGGAGACGATGATCCAGGATCAGCTGAAGAAGGGGAAGACGCCCACCAGTCTGTTGGCCTTGCAGCAGATCGCAGACTTCATGACCACCAGCATGCCTTCCATGTACCCAGCTGCACCACAAGGAGGCATGGCAGCGCTCAACATGA GTTTGGGAATGGTGACGCCAGTCAACGATCTGCGAGGCTCTGACTCCATTTCCTACGACAAGGGCGAGAAGCTTCTCCGCTGCAAACTGGCTGCTTTCTACCGGCTCGCTGACTTGTTCGGATGGTCTGAGCTCATCTATAACCACCTCACA GTCAGGGTGAACTCAGACCAGGAACGCTTCCTCATCGTTCCCTTTGGGCTCCTTTACAGTGAGGTCACCGCCTCTAGTTTG GTAAAGATAGATCTTCAAGGTGAGATCGTAGACCGAGGAAGCACCAACCTGGGGGTCAATCAGGCTGGCTTCATGCTCCACTCCGCCATCTATGCTGCACGGCCCGATGTGAAGTGTATTGTACATATACACACAGCGGCAGGTGCAGCG GTGTCGGCCATGAAATGTGGGCTGCTGCCTATCTCACCTGAAGCTCTGTCCCTCGGGGAAGTGAGCTATCATGATTACCACGGCATACTGGTGGATGACGAAGAAAGAGGCATCATACAGAAGAACCTTGGGCCGAAGAGCAAG gTTCTCATTCTCAGGAATCATGGCTTGGTGTCGGTTGGAGAAACAGTGGAGGAGGCTTTCTATTACATCCACAACCTGGTGACCGCCTGTGAAATCCAG GTGCGAACACTGGCCAGCGCTGGAGGGCCTGACAATCTGGTAATGCTGGACCCTGCAAAGTATAAATCAAGGCCACGCGTCCCTGAGCCAGCAGGCGACGGGTCGACAACACATCCCAAGTGGCAAATCGGGGAGCAGGAGTTTGAGGCTCTCATGAGAATGCTCGACAATTTG GGCTACAGGACGGGCTATCCTTACCGCTGCCCGGCTCTGCGAGACAAAGGTAAAAAGTACAGTGACGCGGAGCTCGCTTCCTCCTCCCACGGCGGTTACTCCTATGGGGAGGACAGCGACTCAGGCGCTCGCTCCCCGCTGAAACACAGCTTCCAGCGCGGCCAGCGCGACAAGACCCGCTGGGTCAATGCCGGCAGCCGGCCCGACGAGCCCTACGAGGACGGGCCCGACGGCACCAGCCCCAAGTCGAAGCCTAAGGTGTGGACGAACATAACACACGATCACGTCAAACCCTTGCTGCAGTCTCTCTCGTCCGGTGTCTGCGTGCCAAGCTGTATAACCAACTGCTTG TGGACTAAAGAAGAAAGCCTTCGCCAGGCTGGAGTAGCCAATCAATTTATCCCACTGAACACCGACCCAAAGGAAGTTCTGGAAATGAGGAATAAG atCCGGGAGCAGAACCTGCAGgacataaaaactgcaggacccCAGTCTCAGGTTCTGTGTGCTGGCACTGTGGTGGAACGGACCTTTAACCAG AGATCGTCGTTCTTGCAG GATGCCCCTCTGTCTGACTGTACAGACACTATTGATGGCCTTGATGTGTCCGAGGGGTCCTATAGTCCTGCTAAAACAATTAGAAAG GGTGAGCTGGTGACCGCATCCAAGGCCATTATTGAGAAGGAGTACCAACCCAAGGTCATTGTGAGCAAGACTGGTCCGAACCCCTTCAATAAGCTGACCGACCAGGAGCTGGAAGAATACCGCCGGGAAgtggagcagaaacagaaaggaGGTGAAG TGCAACAACAGAAGAACAGTATTGAAGGATCAATCTCCAGCGCACCCAAACCAGAGCCAGAAGCCGTGCCGTCGGGTCAAACCACGTTGTCCACTTCTCTTCATCCAACTGATTCGTCCAGCTTGGAGGAAACCCAGCCTCCAGCTTCTTCTCAGGGGCCTCCTGCCCGCAGTGCCGATTCTGCAGCGATGGTAGCAGATGATGCACTCTCAGCTGGAGACGAGGTGTTGTCGACTCCTGATTCCCCACACAAGGAGTTCCACAGCGCCGTGGTGCGAGCCCTCATCAAGAACCCGCCAGCTGTGGAAGCGGCAGAGGGAGGTCGGGCCGCAG ATCCAGAGCAACAAGTAGAGGCTGAGGAGAACGACAAAGACCCGAAACCCACATCCACACCACCGAGTACTCCTGTCAGAGCAGAAGAAG